From the Butyrivibrio fibrisolvens genome, one window contains:
- the ilvB gene encoding biosynthetic-type acetolactate synthase large subunit produces MIGADAIVECLKKENVEILFGYPGVAIAPFFNSLASSDIKSVLIRTEQNAAHCASGYARISGKPGVCVVTSGPGATNLITGIATAFADSIPLIAITGQVNSSMIGSDVFQEADITGAVESFVKYSYLVRNVNDIPKIFKEAFYIANSGRKGPVLIDIPIDIQQAQISKFAYPDTVNMRTYKPTVDGNMAQIKKLVKEVEKSKKPVMCVGGGVHLSDAAKQIREFADKCQIPVVSTMMGLGTITNDSPLYFGMVGNNGRAYANKALKDSDLVLMVGARVADRAVNRPELITDNTVLIHIDVDPAEIGKNVGPTIPLVGDLKHIFTKLNTIDINAGDHKEWIEFLTQYKEEHPDHRPEIAKEFVDPREFLGKLAKAMEDDGVFVADVGQNQIWATAFFRIKEHQRFMTSGGMGTMGYAIPAALGAKLADSKRQVVASCGDGGFQMSMMELATMAQQDVPLKIIVFRNNYLGMVREYQHYSYKDRYAMVDIAGKPDLDMIAKAYGMDYQVIDGSSDIDKEIGLFLKNKHAVLLEVLTDPMDLAKG; encoded by the coding sequence ATGATAGGTGCAGATGCAATAGTTGAATGTTTGAAAAAAGAAAATGTTGAGATTTTGTTCGGCTATCCGGGAGTTGCTATAGCTCCGTTTTTTAACAGTCTGGCAAGTTCAGATATAAAATCCGTTCTGATACGTACTGAGCAAAACGCTGCTCACTGTGCAAGTGGCTATGCTCGTATCAGCGGTAAGCCGGGAGTCTGTGTTGTTACATCAGGCCCAGGTGCTACCAATCTTATAACAGGTATAGCTACGGCTTTTGCTGACAGCATACCGCTTATAGCGATAACCGGCCAGGTCAATAGTTCCATGATAGGCTCTGATGTATTTCAGGAAGCTGATATAACAGGCGCTGTAGAGTCTTTTGTCAAATACAGTTATCTTGTAAGGAATGTTAATGACATCCCCAAGATATTCAAAGAAGCTTTTTATATAGCCAATTCCGGACGAAAGGGTCCTGTTCTTATTGATATTCCTATTGATATACAACAGGCTCAGATCAGTAAATTCGCTTATCCTGATACTGTTAATATGAGAACTTACAAGCCAACAGTTGATGGCAATATGGCTCAGATCAAGAAGCTAGTCAAGGAAGTCGAAAAGTCCAAAAAGCCTGTAATGTGCGTAGGAGGCGGAGTTCATCTTTCTGATGCGGCAAAGCAGATACGCGAATTTGCAGACAAGTGCCAGATTCCTGTTGTATCTACCATGATGGGCCTTGGAACGATTACCAATGACAGTCCTTTATATTTTGGTATGGTTGGCAATAACGGAAGAGCTTATGCCAACAAGGCACTTAAGGATTCTGATCTTGTCCTTATGGTAGGAGCCCGTGTTGCAGACAGAGCAGTTAACAGACCTGAACTTATCACTGACAATACTGTTCTTATACATATAGATGTTGATCCTGCTGAGATAGGTAAGAATGTCGGTCCTACCATTCCTCTTGTTGGTGATCTTAAGCATATTTTTACAAAGCTCAATACAATTGATATAAATGCAGGAGACCACAAGGAATGGATTGAATTCCTGACCCAGTACAAAGAAGAGCATCCTGACCACAGACCTGAAATAGCCAAAGAGTTCGTAGATCCTAGAGAATTTCTTGGAAAACTGGCAAAAGCCATGGAAGACGATGGAGTATTTGTGGCAGATGTAGGTCAGAACCAGATCTGGGCTACAGCTTTCTTCAGGATCAAAGAACATCAGAGATTTATGACAAGCGGCGGTATGGGAACTATGGGATATGCTATTCCTGCAGCTCTTGGAGCAAAACTTGCAGATAGTAAGCGTCAAGTAGTAGCTTCCTGCGGAGACGGAGGATTCCAGATGTCCATGATGGAGCTTGCTACAATGGCTCAGCAGGATGTTCCTCTCAAGATCATAGTATTTAGGAACAATTACCTTGGAATGGTACGTGAATACCAGCATTATTCATACAAAGACAGATATGCCATGGTTGATATTGCAGGCAAGCCTGATCTTGATATGATCGCCAAGGCTTATGGTATGGACTATCAGGTAATTGACGGAAGCAGTGATATAGATAAAGAGATAGGACTATTTTTAAAGAATAAACACGCAGTGCTTCTGGAGGTTCTGACAGATCCTATGGATCTTGCCAAGGGCTGA
- a CDS encoding homocysteine S-methyltransferase family protein, which yields MTRQEFLDLFKDNHPVFLDGATGTNLMKAGMPAGVCPEDWILKHRDVMIDLQRRYALSGSDIVYAPTFTASRIKLKEYGLEDKLVEMNTALVQLSKEAVEGKALVAGNITMTGRQLQPVGDLSFEELIDVYKEQIKVLDEAGVDLLVVETMMSLQECRAAMIAAKEVSDLPVMVTLTFEGDGKTLYGTTPECAAVVLESLGAVAVGANCSTGPDKMAAVIKKMAEVTTIPIIAKPNAGMPSVVDGQTIYDMKPSEFATDMELLLNSGASIIGGCCGSSPDFIKALKDKFADFDLSSARDLEGNLLKRGDKNIRRLTSERELLSFSLNDPFMIVGERINPTGKKKLQAQLREGSLDMVCDFTAQQEEDGAAILDVNVGMSGIDEHEMMMKVLSEVTQLTSLPICIDSSNVDVMEEALRWYPGRALINSISLEEGKAERCLPLAKKYGAMFILLPVGRDGIPTTIEEKIANIKELTDMALSYGLTKSDIVVDGLVATVGADPEAAIKTLETIQWCYENGYATICGLSNISFGLPQRSFINTAFLTMAIDRGLTMAISNPSQELLVNAAFASDLLKHKEESDLRYINRMQRYDGDAGKLSSSISTGAGKQSQDALGSTEAQSDDPVKRSMDILYKDVLSGNKRKIEKNTQSAIEAGCDPSKILNDVLMPAINDVGAKFDKGTYFLPQLIASAEAMKMSIAVLEPLLKQSGAGQEPKGTIIIATVHGDVHDIGKNLVSLMLGNCGYRVIDLGKDVESELIIDTAIKENAGVIALSALMTTTMVEMKTVIELAKEKGCKAKIIIGGACVTEDYAKEIGADGYSPDAADCVRVVNELIGQS from the coding sequence TTGACTAGGCAAGAGTTTTTAGATTTATTTAAAGATAATCATCCTGTTTTTCTTGACGGTGCAACAGGCACCAATCTCATGAAAGCCGGCATGCCCGCAGGTGTATGTCCTGAGGACTGGATTCTTAAGCACCGCGATGTCATGATAGATCTTCAGAGAAGATATGCTCTTTCAGGAAGTGATATAGTCTATGCTCCCACATTCACAGCATCAAGGATCAAATTAAAAGAATATGGACTTGAAGATAAGCTTGTAGAGATGAATACTGCGCTCGTACAGCTGTCCAAAGAAGCAGTAGAAGGTAAAGCTCTTGTAGCAGGCAATATCACAATGACAGGCCGCCAGCTTCAGCCTGTAGGCGATCTGTCTTTTGAGGAACTGATAGATGTATATAAAGAACAGATCAAAGTATTAGATGAAGCAGGAGTGGATCTTCTGGTTGTAGAGACTATGATGAGCCTTCAGGAGTGCAGGGCAGCAATGATCGCTGCCAAGGAAGTGTCTGATCTTCCTGTTATGGTCACTCTTACATTTGAAGGCGATGGCAAGACTCTTTATGGTACAACACCGGAATGCGCTGCAGTGGTGCTGGAGTCCCTTGGAGCAGTCGCTGTTGGTGCTAACTGTTCTACCGGTCCTGACAAGATGGCTGCTGTTATTAAGAAGATGGCAGAAGTTACAACTATACCTATTATAGCTAAGCCCAATGCCGGCATGCCATCTGTTGTAGACGGACAGACCATATATGATATGAAGCCTTCTGAATTTGCCACAGATATGGAACTTCTTTTAAATAGCGGAGCCAGTATTATAGGCGGATGCTGCGGATCAAGTCCTGATTTTATCAAAGCGCTAAAAGATAAGTTTGCTGACTTTGATCTTAGTAGTGCAAGGGACTTAGAAGGCAATCTTTTAAAGAGAGGCGATAAGAATATAAGGCGTCTTACTTCCGAAAGAGAGCTTCTTTCTTTTTCCTTAAATGATCCCTTTATGATAGTAGGTGAGAGAATCAATCCTACCGGTAAGAAGAAGCTTCAGGCCCAGCTTCGTGAAGGCTCACTTGATATGGTCTGCGACTTTACAGCTCAGCAGGAAGAGGACGGCGCTGCTATCCTGGATGTTAATGTAGGTATGAGCGGAATCGATGAGCATGAGATGATGATGAAGGTACTTTCGGAAGTAACTCAGCTTACATCTCTTCCTATATGCATCGATTCAAGTAATGTAGATGTTATGGAAGAAGCTCTTAGATGGTATCCCGGAAGAGCACTCATTAATTCTATATCTCTAGAAGAGGGCAAGGCCGAAAGATGTCTTCCTCTTGCCAAGAAATACGGAGCGATGTTCATACTCCTTCCTGTTGGCAGAGACGGAATTCCTACAACTATTGAAGAGAAGATAGCTAACATCAAAGAACTCACAGATATGGCATTGTCATACGGGCTTACCAAATCAGATATAGTTGTTGACGGTCTTGTAGCTACTGTTGGTGCAGATCCCGAAGCTGCTATTAAGACGCTTGAAACTATACAGTGGTGCTATGAGAACGGCTATGCAACCATTTGCGGACTTTCCAATATATCATTTGGACTTCCTCAGAGGAGTTTTATAAATACAGCATTTCTGACTATGGCAATTGACAGAGGCCTTACAATGGCGATCTCTAATCCGTCTCAGGAACTTCTTGTCAATGCAGCATTTGCATCAGACCTTCTTAAGCATAAAGAAGAATCTGACCTTAGATATATAAATAGAATGCAGCGATATGACGGCGATGCCGGTAAATTATCATCAAGCATATCTACAGGAGCAGGTAAGCAATCTCAGGATGCTCTCGGCTCAACTGAAGCCCAGAGCGATGATCCTGTTAAGCGTAGTATGGACATACTTTATAAAGATGTCTTGTCTGGCAATAAAAGGAAGATTGAAAAAAATACCCAGTCAGCGATTGAAGCAGGATGCGATCCGTCCAAGATTCTAAATGATGTACTTATGCCGGCTATCAATGATGTTGGCGCTAAGTTTGACAAGGGTACTTATTTCCTCCCGCAGCTTATAGCAAGTGCTGAAGCTATGAAGATGTCTATAGCAGTACTGGAACCTCTTCTTAAACAAAGTGGAGCAGGGCAGGAACCCAAAGGCACGATTATAATAGCAACCGTGCATGGCGATGTTCATGATATAGGCAAGAACCTTGTATCTCTTATGCTTGGTAACTGCGGATATAGGGTCATAGACCTGGGCAAAGATGTTGAGTCAGAGCTCATCATAGATACTGCCATTAAAGAAAATGCCGGAGTGATAGCTCTTAGTGCACTTATGACGACTACTATGGTCGAGATGAAGACTGTCATAGAACTTGCCAAAGAAAAAGGATGTAAAGCCAAGATCATAATAGGAGGCGCCTGCGTTACAGAAGATTATGCCAAAGAGATTGGGGCTGACGGATATTCGCCTGATGCTGCAGACTGTGTGAGAGTTGTAAATGAACTTATTGGACAATCCTGA
- the atpC gene encoding ATP synthase F1 subunit epsilon: MADVHTFGLQVMSINGIFFDGRACSITLPCVDGEMGIQPYHEEMWIAIYTGEIRITKPNGEVVVGVCGNGSVQFANNRCLVLADTIERPEDIDVNRAKEALEIAKERMRQRNSIAEYKMSQAAMARALSRLKASKKKIGGLD; the protein is encoded by the coding sequence ATGGCAGATGTACATACATTTGGCCTGCAGGTCATGTCAATAAACGGCATATTCTTTGACGGAAGAGCTTGTAGTATCACGCTTCCTTGTGTAGATGGTGAGATGGGTATCCAGCCATATCATGAGGAGATGTGGATCGCTATATATACCGGAGAGATCAGGATCACCAAACCTAACGGTGAAGTGGTCGTGGGTGTATGCGGTAACGGCTCTGTTCAGTTTGCTAATAACAGATGCCTCGTACTTGCAGATACCATAGAAAGACCGGAAGACATCGACGTCAACAGAGCCAAAGAAGCACTGGAGATTGCCAAAGAGCGCATGCGCCAGAGGAATTCCATTGCAGAATACAAGATGTCTCAGGCTGCAATGGCCAGAGCACTTTCAAGACTTAAAGCTTCCAAAAAGAAGATCGGTGGCCTTGACTAA
- the atpD gene encoding F0F1 ATP synthase subunit beta, with the protein MKDGRIVQVMGPVVDVEFQDSDLPHIDDALEVINNNKKCVMEVAQHIGDNTVRCIMLAASEGLSKDMVVHPTGAPIQVPVGDDTLGRLFNVTGDTIDNGPSLEHGEHWSIHREAPPLSEQSPVVEILETGIKVIDLLAPYSKGGKVGLFGGAGVGKTVLIQELIQNVASEHGGYSIFTGVGERSREGNDLWSEMKESGVLSKTALVFGQMNEPPGARMRVAETGLTMAEYFRDVKNQDVLLFIDNIFRFIQAGSEVSSLLGRMPSAVGYQPTLATDLGSLQERIASTKNGSVTSVQAVYVPADDLTDPAPATTFAHLDAQTVLSRKIVEQGIYPAVDPLESSSRILEADIVGERHYNIARKVTEMLQKYKELQDIIAILGMEELGEDDKQTVYRARKIQRFLSQPFHVAEQFTGVQGKYVTLDETIKGFEAIVGGEMDNYPEAAFFNVGKIDDVVEKAKSLS; encoded by the coding sequence GTGAAAGATGGCAGAATAGTACAGGTCATGGGTCCTGTTGTCGATGTAGAGTTTCAGGATTCTGATCTGCCGCATATCGACGATGCTCTTGAAGTTATTAACAACAATAAAAAATGCGTAATGGAAGTTGCCCAGCACATTGGTGATAATACAGTAAGATGTATTATGCTCGCTGCATCTGAGGGACTTTCCAAGGATATGGTAGTTCATCCTACAGGGGCTCCTATTCAGGTACCTGTTGGTGATGATACTCTTGGAAGACTCTTTAATGTTACAGGCGATACCATTGATAACGGCCCTTCTCTTGAGCATGGAGAGCACTGGTCTATACACAGAGAAGCTCCTCCACTTTCAGAGCAAAGTCCTGTAGTAGAAATCCTTGAGACAGGTATCAAGGTTATCGACCTTCTGGCTCCATATTCAAAAGGTGGTAAAGTCGGACTCTTCGGAGGTGCCGGTGTTGGTAAGACTGTCCTTATTCAGGAACTTATCCAGAACGTTGCATCAGAGCACGGCGGATATTCTATCTTTACAGGTGTAGGAGAACGTAGCCGTGAAGGTAACGACCTCTGGTCTGAAATGAAGGAATCAGGGGTTCTCTCAAAGACAGCCCTGGTATTCGGGCAGATGAATGAGCCACCGGGAGCACGTATGCGTGTTGCTGAGACTGGACTTACAATGGCAGAGTATTTCCGTGATGTTAAGAATCAGGATGTGCTTTTGTTTATAGATAATATCTTCAGATTCATACAGGCAGGTTCTGAGGTTTCGTCACTCCTTGGTCGTATGCCTTCAGCCGTAGGTTATCAGCCGACACTGGCTACAGACCTTGGTTCACTTCAGGAGAGAATCGCATCTACCAAGAACGGTTCTGTTACATCCGTTCAGGCTGTATACGTTCCTGCAGATGACCTTACAGACCCGGCTCCTGCAACAACCTTCGCTCACCTTGATGCGCAGACGGTTCTGTCTCGTAAGATTGTAGAGCAGGGTATCTATCCGGCTGTTGATCCTCTTGAATCATCAAGCCGTATCCTTGAAGCTGATATAGTTGGAGAAAGACACTATAACATAGCACGTAAAGTAACTGAGATGCTTCAGAAGTATAAAGAGCTTCAGGACATCATCGCGATCCTTGGTATGGAAGAACTTGGCGAAGATGATAAGCAGACAGTTTATAGAGCACGTAAGATTCAGAGATTCTTATCTCAGCCTTTCCACGTAGCAGAGCAGTTCACAGGCGTTCAGGGCAAGTATGTAACACTTGACGAGACCATCAAGGGATTCGAAGCTATAGTAGGCGGAGAGATGGACAATTATCCGGAAGCAGCATTCTTCAATGTTGGTAAGATTGATGATGTTGTAGAAAAGGCTAAGTCACTTAGCTGA
- the atpG gene encoding ATP synthase F1 subunit gamma: MADIKEIQDRIKSVNDTMKITNAMYMIASNKLRKARKMLEETEPYFYAARGMLDRVMRHLPVDSKDPFLNQHEDKDPKDVIRGYIVITDDKGLAGAYNHNVLKLAEEHIRQDGDNWKLYVIGEIGRQYFLRKNIPVDEEFHYTAQNPTLSRARWISSMVLEPYLAGELDEVNIIYTAMKNSLVCETHFEKLLPLERPKNNDEMLKMAGITTTLEEFLMLPSPEAVLDNIVPSLVTGYIYGAMVEAFCSVQNSRMMAMDTANDNAKQMIHELSIQYNRQRQARITQEITEIAAGARALKRAHELQAKMREANLQALKQQQ; this comes from the coding sequence TTGGCTGATATAAAAGAAATACAGGACAGAATCAAAAGTGTCAATGACACCATGAAAATAACGAACGCAATGTATATGATTGCGTCCAATAAGCTCCGTAAAGCCAGAAAAATGCTTGAAGAGACAGAGCCTTACTTTTATGCTGCAAGAGGAATGCTGGACAGAGTTATGCGACATCTTCCGGTTGATTCCAAAGATCCTTTCCTCAATCAGCATGAAGATAAGGATCCTAAAGATGTGATCAGAGGCTATATCGTTATCACTGACGATAAAGGTCTTGCGGGTGCTTATAACCATAACGTCCTAAAACTTGCTGAAGAGCATATTAGACAAGACGGAGATAACTGGAAACTGTACGTGATAGGAGAGATCGGAAGGCAGTATTTTCTTAGAAAAAATATTCCTGTCGATGAAGAGTTTCATTATACAGCTCAGAATCCTACATTATCACGTGCAAGATGGATATCTTCAATGGTGCTTGAGCCTTATCTTGCAGGAGAGCTTGATGAAGTCAATATCATATATACTGCTATGAAGAACAGCCTTGTGTGTGAGACTCACTTTGAAAAGCTTCTTCCCCTTGAAAGACCCAAGAACAACGATGAAATGCTGAAGATGGCCGGTATCACAACTACTTTGGAAGAGTTTTTGATGCTGCCAAGTCCTGAAGCCGTTCTTGATAACATAGTTCCTTCACTGGTAACAGGTTATATATATGGAGCTATGGTTGAGGCGTTCTGTTCAGTACAGAACAGCCGTATGATGGCCATGGATACAGCAAATGACAATGCTAAGCAGATGATACATGAACTATCGATCCAGTATAACAGGCAGAGGCAGGCAAGGATCACTCAGGAGATAACTGAGATCGCAGCCGGTGCCAGAGCCTTAAAGAGAGCTCATGAGCTTCAGGCAAAAATGCGTGAAGCCAATTTACAAGCATTGAAACAACAACAATAG
- the atpA gene encoding F0F1 ATP synthase subunit alpha, translating to MSNLSGFGGSGSQYKTAVVRYAGTPPTQEQVENIKRILSKKIGIDDISITTQLDPSIGGGFIIRCGNYEYDWSDKGRAEQLRNKLKKIKHNDTNPSSSVVSMLRGNIDLFDLSIESREVGKVSWVGDGIAQVVGIDRAFYGEIVQFEDGTKGMVQDIRRDHVGCILFGSDENITQSSQVIRTYKEAGIPVGDELIGRVVNALGEPLDGKPPISTNEYYPVERPAPGIIDRQSVNEPMETGILSIDTMFPIGRGQRELIIGDRQTGKTSIATDTIMNQKGKNVICIYVAIGQKASTVAHIINTLTQAGAMEYTVVVSSTAADTSPLQYIAPYAGTAIGEYFMQSGRDVLIVYDDLSKHAVAYRALSLLLERSPGREAYPGDVFYLHSRLLERSSKLSPENGGGSMTALPIIETQAGDVSAYIPTNVISITDGQIFLESDLFFEGQRPAVNVGLSVSRVGSAAQTKAMKKAAGSIRIDLAQYREMAVFTQFSSDLDETTKKQLNHGKVLMELLKQPLGHPLAMYEQVITLVAANSGKFDRVEPCDVKMVQGKLLEWFEQNETDVISELSNGKELPDELRKEIEKAVDKFFENNKKYLAQ from the coding sequence ATGAGTAATTTAAGTGGATTTGGCGGATCCGGCTCACAGTACAAAACTGCAGTCGTAAGATATGCCGGAACACCACCAACACAAGAACAAGTTGAAAATATTAAAAGAATACTTTCTAAGAAGATTGGTATTGATGATATATCAATTACTACTCAGCTCGATCCTTCCATAGGCGGCGGATTTATCATTCGCTGCGGCAACTATGAATATGACTGGAGTGATAAGGGTAGAGCAGAGCAGCTTCGTAATAAGCTTAAGAAGATCAAACACAACGATACCAATCCTTCAAGCAGTGTTGTTTCTATGCTTAGAGGCAATATCGATCTCTTTGATCTGTCTATTGAGAGCAGAGAAGTCGGTAAAGTTTCATGGGTAGGCGATGGTATTGCCCAGGTAGTTGGCATTGACAGAGCTTTCTACGGTGAAATTGTACAGTTTGAAGACGGAACGAAAGGAATGGTACAGGATATAAGACGTGATCACGTTGGTTGTATCCTGTTTGGATCTGACGAAAATATAACCCAGTCAAGTCAGGTTATTCGTACATACAAGGAAGCCGGAATTCCTGTAGGTGATGAACTTATAGGAAGAGTTGTTAATGCTCTTGGCGAACCGCTTGATGGTAAGCCGCCTATCTCTACTAATGAGTATTATCCGGTAGAGCGTCCGGCTCCCGGAATCATAGACAGACAGTCTGTTAATGAGCCTATGGAGACAGGTATCCTTTCTATAGATACTATGTTCCCGATAGGTAGAGGTCAGCGTGAGCTTATCATCGGTGACAGACAGACCGGTAAGACTTCTATTGCAACAGATACTATCATGAACCAGAAGGGCAAAAATGTAATCTGTATCTATGTAGCTATAGGTCAGAAGGCATCTACTGTTGCCCACATAATAAATACACTTACTCAGGCGGGAGCTATGGAGTATACAGTAGTAGTATCATCTACAGCTGCTGACACATCACCTCTTCAGTACATTGCGCCTTATGCAGGTACTGCTATCGGTGAATACTTCATGCAGTCCGGAAGAGATGTTCTTATTGTGTATGATGATCTGTCCAAGCATGCTGTTGCTTACAGAGCACTGTCACTTCTTCTTGAAAGATCCCCCGGACGTGAGGCTTATCCAGGAGATGTATTCTATCTTCATTCAAGACTTCTGGAAAGATCCAGTAAGCTCTCACCTGAAAACGGCGGCGGTTCTATGACAGCGCTTCCTATCATTGAAACTCAGGCAGGTGACGTTTCTGCTTATATCCCGACCAATGTTATCTCTATCACTGATGGTCAGATATTCCTTGAAAGCGACCTGTTCTTCGAAGGCCAGAGACCCGCTGTTAACGTAGGTCTTTCTGTATCACGTGTAGGTTCTGCAGCCCAGACCAAAGCTATGAAGAAGGCAGCCGGATCTATCCGTATCGACCTTGCTCAGTACAGAGAGATGGCCGTATTCACACAGTTCTCATCGGATCTTGATGAGACTACCAAGAAACAGCTTAATCACGGTAAAGTGCTTATGGAGCTTTTGAAACAGCCCCTTGGTCACCCACTTGCTATGTACGAACAGGTTATCACACTTGTTGCAGCTAACAGTGGCAAGTTCGACCGCGTTGAGCCTTGTGATGTCAAGATGGTTCAGGGCAAGCTCCTTGAGTGGTTTGAGCAGAATGAAACTGATGTTATTTCAGAGCTTTCCAACGGCAAAGAGCTTCCTGATGAGCTCCGCAAAGAAATAGAAAAAGCTGTTGATAAGTTCTTTGAAAATAACAAAAAGTATTTAGCACAGTAA
- a CDS encoding ATP synthase F0 subunit B encodes MELLNINANVIYNIINLLILVVAFRILLFNKVDKIFEARKKDVDNQIKDASDDRIKAADLKREYEDKLAKQEAEKDKVMSEAREKGYAQYNEIITNAQKEADTIVEEARIHAKADAERERAKYLAELSDVVIDAAAKIAANSHTAESDSSLYDAFIDNAFDKGNDK; translated from the coding sequence ATGGAACTATTAAACATTAACGCGAATGTAATCTATAACATAATTAATCTGCTTATACTGGTTGTTGCCTTCCGTATACTTCTTTTCAACAAAGTTGATAAGATCTTTGAGGCGAGAAAAAAAGATGTAGACAATCAGATCAAGGATGCTTCCGATGATAGGATCAAAGCAGCTGATCTTAAGAGAGAATATGAAGATAAGCTTGCTAAGCAGGAAGCAGAGAAAGACAAGGTTATGAGTGAAGCTCGTGAGAAGGGCTACGCTCAGTACAATGAGATCATAACCAATGCTCAGAAAGAGGCAGATACAATTGTCGAGGAAGCCAGAATACATGCCAAAGCTGACGCTGAACGTGAGCGTGCTAAGTATTTGGCTGAGCTTAGTGACGTCGTAATCGATGCCGCTGCTAAAATTGCTGCTAATTCTCATACAGCAGAGAGCGACAGCAGTCTTTACGATGCATTTATTGATAATGCATTTGATAAAGGCAATGACAAGTAA
- the atpE gene encoding ATP synthase F0 subunit C: MDLTALGAAIAAFTGIGAGIGIGIATAKAVDAVARQPEASSKIMTLLILGGALAEATAIYGMIVALLIIFA; this comes from the coding sequence ATGGATTTAACAGCACTTGGAGCAGCAATCGCAGCATTCACAGGAATAGGAGCAGGTATTGGTATCGGTATAGCAACAGCAAAAGCAGTTGATGCAGTAGCTCGTCAGCCAGAGGCAAGCAGTAAGATCATGACACTTCTTATCCTGGGTGGCGCTCTTGCTGAGGCAACAGCTATCTACGGTATGATCGTAGCTCTTTTGATCATTTTTGCTTAA
- a CDS encoding F0F1 ATP synthase subunit A, whose protein sequence is MTETQAAKSSGIGAIIRGLIEELIGEDKTVIEVPFGNGFFNISSSTVTMWIIMAVLILICIILSANLKVYNISKRQAITESIVVGLRNLVGGFLGHTAIEYTDFLVVTLVLIGASNLSGVFGATPPTMDLNVTIALALVSITMVEYAGIKKRKFGGWLKSFAQPVAIITPMNILEVGIRPLSLCMRLFGNVLGATIIMELLKKVVPVIAPAVLSVYFDFFDGLLQAYVFIFLTSLYIKEATE, encoded by the coding sequence ATGACAGAAACACAAGCAGCAAAAAGCTCCGGAATCGGTGCGATCATCAGAGGGCTTATTGAAGAGCTCATTGGTGAAGATAAGACCGTTATAGAGGTTCCCTTTGGTAACGGATTCTTTAATATCAGTAGCAGTACTGTTACCATGTGGATCATAATGGCAGTTCTAATACTTATATGCATCATTCTGAGTGCCAATCTCAAAGTTTATAACATTTCAAAAAGACAGGCCATTACAGAAAGTATTGTTGTAGGACTTAGAAATCTTGTTGGAGGATTCCTTGGACATACAGCAATTGAATATACTGATTTTCTTGTGGTGACACTTGTTCTTATAGGAGCAAGTAACCTGTCCGGCGTATTTGGGGCAACGCCTCCTACAATGGATCTTAACGTTACCATTGCACTGGCGCTTGTAAGTATAACTATGGTTGAATATGCCGGCATCAAGAAAAGGAAATTTGGAGGCTGGCTCAAATCATTTGCTCAGCCGGTTGCCATCATTACCCCGATGAACATTCTCGAAGTCGGAATCAGACCATTATCACTTTGCATGCGTCTATTTGGTAATGTACTTGGTGCGACCATCATCATGGAGCTTTTAAAGAAAGTCGTTCCTGTTATCGCACCTGCAGTTTTATCAGTTTATTTTGACTTCTTTGACGGACTCCTACAGGCGTATGTATTTATCTTCCTGACAAGTCTTTATATCAAAGAGGCTACAGAATAA